From Paenibacillus sp. FSL H8-0537:
GACTGGAGTTTATTAATGGCAGTCTGGACATTATTTGCAGCGATGGCACGATGCTCGTCATTAAAGCGCCAAATGTCGTCCAGAAGCCGGAAAAGGAGTCCTCTCTATGATAAGAATTGTAATCGCCGAAGACCAGCGGATGCTGCTGGGAGCACTCGCTTCCCTGCTTGAGCTGGAGGACGATATGACCGTGGTCGGCAAAGCTGGAAACGGCGAAGAAGCGATCACGCTCGTCCAGCAACACAAGCCGGACATTTGCATTATGGACATTGAGATGCCGGTCAAGAACGGATTGGAGGCAGCGGAAGAAATTCGCCAGCTGGGCTGCAAGGTTATCATTTTGACCACCTTCGCCAGAAGCGGCTATTTCGACCGTGCGCTCAAGGCCGGCGTGTGCGGCTATTTGCTCAAAGACAGCCCAAGCGAGGAGCTGGCCAGCTCCATACGCAGCGTCATGACCGGCCGCCGCATTTATGCGCCAGAGCTGGTGGACGACGCCTACGGGCAGGAAAACCCGCTCACCGAACGGGAGAAGGAAGTTCTCGGCCTCATCGCCGACGGCAAAAATACGAAGGAGATCGCCGACCAGCTTTATTTGACCAATGGCACCGTGCGCAACTATATTTCCGTCATTTTGGATAAGCTGGGCGTGAGCAACCGGATCGAGGCGATTACCCGTTTTAAGGAGAAGGGCTGGTTTAAATGAAATAAGGCTAAGCTGTAGCCTTTAATTCAGCTTAAAGCTACCGAAGAAATTTTACCTTTTACGAATTTAGTAAATAAATACCGCACAAGCGGTCCTACAATCAGGAGCTGCAAGGGCAGAGCAAACACAAAATTTTTAATCACTAAGGAAAAGTAACTCTCAAGTAAGGAGCTCCCATTGAGGCTGTTGAAAAAGTAAGCCGTCCCCAAGCCATATAGCGACATACAGAGGACCATTCCAATCACCATGAAAAAAGATAGTGACACAACGGCAAATATCTTTTTAGATTTGTCATACGGGAGAGCGAAAGCTATCTTCTTAGCTATTGGGCCGACAATAACGATTTCGAGCGAGGCAGCCACGATAAAGCATACAACCAATTGAAAAAGTATTTCTGATTCAGTCACTGTGCCAAACAAGGCCATTATGCACAAGACCGCGAAAAAAAGGCAACTGCTGCGGATGGCACGCAATCAAATAGGGCTCGCTGCTCATGCCCGTGAAAGGCCTGCCCTCAAAGTCGGTAATGCTGCCGCCCGCCTCGCGCACCATGAGCATTCCCGAATAAAGGTCCTCGCCCTCCGAGTTGTACAAAATAATCGCCTCCAAATCGCCCTTTGCCAGCATCGTCCATTGCAGGGTAGGCGCCCACAGCCGCATCATTCGCTTGGTGCTCGCATCAAGATGCTGGCGCAGCCTAACCGCCCGCGGCTCTTGCTGCACTTTATGCCCTTGAATCCAGCCAACTGTCGCTCTATTGAAGGCACGCGGCTCACCTAATCTAATGATTCTGCCATTGCAGCGAAAACCGCCGTTTGCCACCGCCTCATACAAGCGATCCGTCATCGGCTCATAAATGACTGCCATCACAGCCTCCCGCTGATACATGAGCGTAATGGAAACGGCAAATAAGGGCATTCCGACAGCAAAATTGTTCGTCCCGTCCAGCGGATCAACGAGCCATAGCCAATCGCTTGAAAGGCGGTTGTCTCCTGCTTCCTCCGATATGATGTGATGCTCAGGGAAGCTCTGCTTAATTTTGCCCAAAATAATCTCTTCCGCCCTATGGTCGGCTTCCGTCACCAAGTCCCCATACTCGTCCTTTTGCTTATAGGTATGGGTATCCAGCTTGTCAAAAAGCTTCTTTAGCAATTCCCCCGCTTCCCTTGCTGCCTCAACAGCGACTCGCTGCGCCTCTCTCACTACTGCTCGATCCATTATAAAAACCCCTCTTTCATCTACTGGCTGAATTAGGAAGCATAGCTCAAAAACACGGTAGGCAAAATAAAATCCTTCTCGAAATGAAGAAGGATTTTATCCACTGCGACAACTACGCATCACCTTAAAACTATAGGCTGCCGCTGTTATTATTTATTATTATTCTGATCCTGATCTGAATTTCGGAACTGGTTGGGCAACGGCGGCGGTGACGGTTTGGTCAGCTGAATTTGGTTCGCTGCATCATAAGGGCTGCCTGGAGGATTGATAGGAGCAGGAGCCCCTTGCTGGTAACCGTTCCCTGAAGGTCCATTGAATACAAGCTCATTCTTTTCTTCCACAATAAGCTCCAGTCCACCAAACTTCTTGGCAAGCACACCATACAGAAGTGCAATAACCATGCTGATAACGCCGTACATTCCAACGATAAAGACCGGCATAATAGTATAGGCTAACCCAATGCCCCATAAGCCAGGCTCGCCTACCGCTATTCCGATCAGCAGCATCGCTAATCCTATTAAAAATAAAAGTGCAGCAGGGATAATGGTAATATAAGTGACCGCTTTCAAAGCACTTATCGTCCCTATTCCTTTTATCTCCAGTTTCTTCATTCATTTCGCTCCTGTCTATGTTTGGCTGAAAAAAACTAAAAACACAACACAATAAAAACTCCAGCGACAGCTTGGCTCAGCCGAGGCCGATGCATGGATGTTGTCGCGAATTTACAATATCATATAAAGCATCCCCTAAATTTGTCAACCCAACATCCGGAAGAAGCTCCCCAAAAGCCCCCTGCCTGCTCGTTTTAAATAAGCTTTTGCCGTCTAAAATCCGCTTCTATAAAACGATGCTTATTGATTATGATAATGATTATCAGTAAAATGAAAGAAACATGTGGAACAGACGATGAATGGGGGTGCAAGATGGAATGGAATGAGCATGCTCATTTATGGACACAGGCGTCGGTGAAGCTGATGGATGTCAGGTTCGTGTCGTTGCGGGGAAGCGATACGCCGCCAGTCTATCAGCTTCCAGCAAACGGCTTCCTCTTTGCCGTGCGCGGTTCGGCGCACATCGCACTTGATTATACGGAATATGAGGTGAACGGCATGTTCGCGCTGCATGGCGGCAAAGGGATGCTGCTGGATATTCGCCTCGCAGCAGAGCAGTTTGACTACTATCTTGTTCTGTATAAAGCCAATGTTCCTTTGCCCAGCGACCCGCACAAACACCCTATCCATTCGCCAGCCTACCCTTTTCAGGTACAATACGGCTGTATTCCCTCCTATCCATTGTCACTGTTCGACAAGCTTGAGCTTCTCTTGCATGCTTGGAACTCGCTGGGGAATGTGGAGAAGCTTCATGCCAAAACCTTATTCTATCAGCTCATATATGAGCTTACACGGCAGCTTCGCGAGCAGACGGTAAAAATCATTCCGGCCGATCCAGCCGAACAGGCTTTGCGGTATATCCATGAGCATTACGCGGAACCCCTTACACTTGACAAGCTGGCGTCTATGCTGGATTGCAGCCCCAGCCATCTCTCACGCATATTCAAGCAGCGCGCTTCCTGCAGTCCTATTGAATATATGATTCGTTTAAGAGTGGGCAAAGCTCGCCACCTGCTTATCCACACGGATGCGAGCTTGCAGGACATTGCTGCGGCTATCGGTTATTCCGATGTCTATTATTTCAGTAGAATTTTCAAAAAACAGTCCGGTTTATCGCCGCTTAAGTATCGTGAGCATGAGTCCGCGGAGCGCAATAACATCAAACAACATAATCCATTCCTGATGCTAAGATCGTCCATTGTTCCAGCCAAGCTCAAACGTTATATTAAAGCTCGAAGTGATAATGGTTATCAATACGAGAGCAGAGGGGATTTTCAATTGGTTAGGAACAAAAGAAACTCAGCGGCGTTGACATTACTGGTATGTCTCACGCTGCTATTGAGCGCTTGCTCAGGAACGACAGCAGGAAATCGGGCAGCAGGCAGCAATGGTGCGGCAAACAATTCTGTAGCGACGTCTGGCAATACTGCAGGCAATGTTGTGCAATCGGAAGCGGCTACTATGAATTACACGGGAGCAGACGGCGAAGTCGAGGTTCCCCGCAATCCCCAACGAATTGTAGTCCTCACCCACGCTTATGTCGGCTACTTTATGGTACTTGGCATTAATCCGGTCGGGGCGCCGAGCATGACGATGGAGAACCCGCTATACGAAGGCAAAATTGACGGAATGGAAGATATCGGAGCATGGGGCGCTTTCTCGATCGAAAAAATTATCTCCTTGAATCCGGATCTTATCGTAGCGCTGGCTAATACGGAAAACCTGGATGAGATTAAGAAGATTGCTCCGGTTGTTACCGTAAACTATGGAGAGAAAAATTATAAAGAGCAATTAATCGAATTCGGCAAGCTGACGAACCGCGAGGATGCGGCCAAGCAGTGGGTTGCTGGCTGGGAAGCCAAAATCGCCGAGGCTAAGCCTAGAGTGCTGCAGGCAGTTGGCGATAAAACCGTATCGGTGCTAAGCCCTCACAATAAAGGCGTATATATTTACGGCGAAGGCTTTGGACGCGGAACCGAAATTTTGTACGACGAGTTTGGGCTCAAGGTACCTGCTGACTTCGATGTCAAGCTTGGCTCCAAGGAAATCTCGCTTGAGAGGGTCGCCGACTTCGCGGGAGACTACATCTTCACTACGCCAGATACAAGCGAGAGCAGTGACACAAGCCCGACGTATGAAACGGAAATATGGAAAGGGCTGCCGGCCGTTAAAGCGAACCGTGTTTTCTACATGGAAAAAGGGTCTGCTGCATTTAATGATCCAACGACACTAGAAGCGATGCTTCCGTTTATTGTAAACAGCCTCACCAATGGAGAAAATGAAGATGGAGCATGAGGCTCTCGGCGTTCGCTCTACGATTACAGGCAGAAGAACGATCCGCGATTTTAACGGCGAGCCGCTGACAGAAGCAGCGATTCAGCAATTGCTGGAGGACGCGGTGTGGGCACCGTTTCATTCCTCCAAAGAGCCTTGGCGTTTTATTCTATTTACGGGAGACGGCCGGAGCAAGTTTGCGGATGCTGTAAGGTTAACCCAACCCAAGGAGATGCTTGAAAAATGGGGCACTTGGATCGAGACGCAATACTGCTCTCTTATACAAGCCCATCTAATTGTCGTCGTCAAAGCCCATCCCCGGCAAAGAGAGTGGGAGGAAGCGCTGATGGCTGCTTCCGCTCTCATTCAAAATGTACAATTGCTGGCATGGGAGCGGCAGATTGGTGTCGTATGGAAGACGCATGACTACAACTGGGATCCCCGATTTCATCGTGCTATTGGCGTTAAAGCAGATGAGAGAATCGCCGGCACGCTGCATCTCGGCTATTTTGACAAAACACCGAAAGCAAGGCGCAGAACCCCCGCAGCCAAGCTGCTAACCTGCTTTAGGGATTAGCCGCCTGAATTGCGGGCAAAGAAGCATAGCTCAGGGCTGGCCCTGCTCTATGCTTCTTTTTCTTGCCAGTAAAAAAAAGCCGTGAAGACTGCCTGACAGGCAGACGTTCACGGCTTTTGCTATTAAGCTGATGCGGTACTTATGCTTTTGCTGGATCGAAGGAGCTTTTCAGCGAAACGATACGGTTGAAAGCAAGCTTCTCCGGCGTCGTATCCTTCGGATCTACATTGAAATAGCCGTGGCGGAAAAATTGGAACTTCGCTTGTCCTTCGGCATCCTTCATATTCGGCTCCACGAAGCCTTGAAGCACCTCAAGGTTATTCGGGTTGATGCATTCAAGGAACGGCTTGCCTTCCTCTTCTGCTTCATTCGTAATAAGAGGCTCGAACAAACGGAAGTCTGCCGGAACTGCCTGTGACGCCTCCACCCAGTGAATCGTGCCCTTTACCTTGCGGGCGTTGAAGCCCGAGCCGCTTTTCGTTGCCGGATCGTATGAGCAGCGAAGCTCAATAACGTCGCCCGCTTCATTTTTCACAACCTCTTGGCAAGTAATGAAATAAGCATGCTTCAGACGCACCTCATTGCCAGGGAACAGGCGGAAATATTTATTCGGCGGATTTTCCATAAAATCGTCCTGCTCAATATAAATCTCGCGACCGAAAGGAATTTGACGAATGCCCATGTCTTCGTTCTCGGCGTTATTTTCTGCATCGAGCAGCTCGGTTTCGCCTTCCGGATAGTTCGTAATAACGACTTTGAGCGGTCGCAATACCGCCATCGTCCGAAGCGCCTTAAGCTTCAAGTCCTCACGGATAAAATGCTCCAGCATCCGCTCATCGACCGTGCTGTTCGCCTTCGCAACCCCGATCTCGCGACAGAAGGCGCGAATAGCTTCCGCCGTAAAGCCTTTGCGGCGCAGACCGCTGATCGTCGGCATACGCGGATCATCCCAGCCGTCCACCACTTTCTCGTCGACAAGCTGCTTTAGCTTTCTTTTGCTCATCACGGTATTCGTAACGTTCAGACGGGCGAACTCGTATTGACGAGGCACTGCCGGCATCTCGCATTCGGCAATCGCCCAGTCATAGAGCGGACGGTGATCGGCGAACTCCAGCGTACAGATGGAATGCGTAATGCCTTCAATTGCGTCGCTGATCGGATGAGCATAGTCATACA
This genomic window contains:
- a CDS encoding response regulator transcription factor, producing the protein MIRIVIAEDQRMLLGALASLLELEDDMTVVGKAGNGEEAITLVQQHKPDICIMDIEMPVKNGLEAAEEIRQLGCKVIILTTFARSGYFDRALKAGVCGYLLKDSPSEELASSIRSVMTGRRIYAPELVDDAYGQENPLTEREKEVLGLIADGKNTKEIADQLYLTNGTVRNYISVILDKLGVSNRIEAITRFKEKGWFK
- a CDS encoding inositol monophosphatase; its protein translation is MDRAVVREAQRVAVEAAREAGELLKKLFDKLDTHTYKQKDEYGDLVTEADHRAEEIILGKIKQSFPEHHIISEEAGDNRLSSDWLWLVDPLDGTNNFAVGMPLFAVSITLMYQREAVMAVIYEPMTDRLYEAVANGGFRCNGRIIRLGEPRAFNRATVGWIQGHKVQQEPRAVRLRQHLDASTKRMMRLWAPTLQWTMLAKGDLEAIILYNSEGEDLYSGMLMVREAGGSITDFEGRPFTGMSSEPYLIACHPQQLPFFRGLVHNGLVWHSD
- a CDS encoding AraC family transcriptional regulator, which encodes MEWNEHAHLWTQASVKLMDVRFVSLRGSDTPPVYQLPANGFLFAVRGSAHIALDYTEYEVNGMFALHGGKGMLLDIRLAAEQFDYYLVLYKANVPLPSDPHKHPIHSPAYPFQVQYGCIPSYPLSLFDKLELLLHAWNSLGNVEKLHAKTLFYQLIYELTRQLREQTVKIIPADPAEQALRYIHEHYAEPLTLDKLASMLDCSPSHLSRIFKQRASCSPIEYMIRLRVGKARHLLIHTDASLQDIAAAIGYSDVYYFSRIFKKQSGLSPLKYREHESAERNNIKQHNPFLMLRSSIVPAKLKRYIKARSDNGYQYESRGDFQLVRNKRNSAALTLLVCLTLLLSACSGTTAGNRAAGSNGAANNSVATSGNTAGNVVQSEAATMNYTGADGEVEVPRNPQRIVVLTHAYVGYFMVLGINPVGAPSMTMENPLYEGKIDGMEDIGAWGAFSIEKIISLNPDLIVALANTENLDEIKKIAPVVTVNYGEKNYKEQLIEFGKLTNREDAAKQWVAGWEAKIAEAKPRVLQAVGDKTVSVLSPHNKGVYIYGEGFGRGTEILYDEFGLKVPADFDVKLGSKEISLERVADFAGDYIFTTPDTSESSDTSPTYETEIWKGLPAVKANRVFYMEKGSAAFNDPTTLEAMLPFIVNSLTNGENEDGA
- a CDS encoding nitroreductase, translating into MEHEALGVRSTITGRRTIRDFNGEPLTEAAIQQLLEDAVWAPFHSSKEPWRFILFTGDGRSKFADAVRLTQPKEMLEKWGTWIETQYCSLIQAHLIVVVKAHPRQREWEEALMAASALIQNVQLLAWERQIGVVWKTHDYNWDPRFHRAIGVKADERIAGTLHLGYFDKTPKARRRTPAAKLLTCFRD
- a CDS encoding glutamine--tRNA ligase/YqeY domain fusion protein — encoded protein: MENNVDTKLSSSNFIKNIVSENLKTGHVKEIVTRFPPEPNGYLHIGHAKSICLNFELADDFKGRTNLRFDDTNPVKEDTEYVDSIQEDVKWLGFDWDELRFASDYFEELYNRAVLLINKGKAYVCDLSAEQIRETRGTLTQPGQNSPYRERSAEENIDLFARMRAGEFPDGSKVLRAKIDMASPNINLRDPVLYRIAHAHHHRTGDAWCIYPMYDYAHPISDAIEGITHSICTLEFADHRPLYDWAIAECEMPAVPRQYEFARLNVTNTVMSKRKLKQLVDEKVVDGWDDPRMPTISGLRRKGFTAEAIRAFCREIGVAKANSTVDERMLEHFIREDLKLKALRTMAVLRPLKVVITNYPEGETELLDAENNAENEDMGIRQIPFGREIYIEQDDFMENPPNKYFRLFPGNEVRLKHAYFITCQEVVKNEAGDVIELRCSYDPATKSGSGFNARKVKGTIHWVEASQAVPADFRLFEPLITNEAEEEGKPFLECINPNNLEVLQGFVEPNMKDAEGQAKFQFFRHGYFNVDPKDTTPEKLAFNRIVSLKSSFDPAKA